Proteins found in one Tsukamurella paurometabola DSM 20162 genomic segment:
- a CDS encoding mannosyltransferase family protein: MQSVSTAPAAAEAPPRSIVERTRSVWLPIAYYLAIRGIGLAVLARFAQLRNQNLADLLTAWDGKWMIGLATYGYDDMPWRFVDARGEHTADTAYAFFPGFPMLVRAVAQLPGFDAYRAALTVNVIVGCAAAVAAYRLGKLCVEHMPQVPDRYAQTAGLLTTVLFAAAPMGIVLTMAYTEALYCALAGWALVGVMERRWLVAGVCTALAGFCRPTSVVLIGVVALAALLAALSSTGPERRRAALCVVLTPLGWVTYLLIVARHTGSLTGWFRIQTEGWGTTFDMGVQTWQFVNYTLINGSDVADLSVVALLAASIVLIVIAVRSKMPWPITLYGALVVISLLGSGGLMMSRPRLLLPAFVLLIPIAIGLAKRSRPVRLWTCAGIITVTCWYGAHMVSVYPHAM, translated from the coding sequence ATGCAATCCGTGTCGACCGCTCCCGCTGCCGCCGAGGCGCCGCCGCGCAGCATCGTCGAGCGGACCCGGTCGGTCTGGCTGCCGATCGCCTACTACCTCGCGATCCGCGGTATCGGCCTCGCGGTACTGGCCCGGTTCGCGCAGTTGCGCAATCAGAACCTCGCCGACCTCCTCACTGCCTGGGACGGCAAGTGGATGATCGGTCTGGCCACCTACGGCTACGACGACATGCCGTGGCGATTCGTGGACGCACGCGGCGAGCACACCGCCGACACCGCCTACGCCTTCTTCCCGGGCTTTCCGATGCTGGTGCGCGCCGTCGCTCAGCTGCCCGGATTCGACGCGTACCGGGCCGCGCTCACGGTGAACGTGATCGTCGGTTGCGCCGCCGCGGTCGCGGCCTACCGGCTGGGCAAACTGTGCGTCGAGCACATGCCGCAGGTTCCCGACCGGTACGCGCAGACCGCGGGTCTGCTCACCACGGTGCTGTTCGCGGCGGCGCCGATGGGCATCGTGCTGACCATGGCCTATACCGAGGCCCTCTATTGCGCGCTGGCCGGCTGGGCCCTGGTCGGAGTCATGGAAAGACGGTGGCTCGTCGCCGGGGTCTGCACGGCGCTGGCCGGGTTCTGCCGCCCCACATCGGTGGTGCTGATCGGTGTGGTCGCGCTCGCGGCGCTCCTGGCGGCGCTCTCATCGACGGGGCCCGAGCGACGACGCGCAGCACTGTGTGTCGTGCTCACCCCGCTCGGCTGGGTGACCTATCTGCTGATCGTCGCACGGCACACCGGCAGCCTCACGGGCTGGTTCCGCATCCAGACCGAGGGCTGGGGCACCACGTTCGATATGGGTGTGCAGACCTGGCAGTTCGTCAACTACACCCTGATCAACGGCTCGGACGTGGCCGACCTCTCGGTGGTCGCGCTGCTCGCCGCATCGATCGTGCTGATCGTGATCGCGGTGCGCTCGAAGATGCCCTGGCCGATCACCCTGTACGGCGCCCTCGTGGTGATCTCGCTGCTGGGCTCGGGCGGCCTGATGATGTCGCGGCCGCGCCTGTTGCTCCCCGCCTTCGTGCTCCTGATCCCCATCGCGATCGGCCTGGCGAAGCGCTCCCGGCCCGTGCGGCTGTGGACCTGCGCAGGAATCATCACGGTCACCTGTTGGTACGGCGCGCACATGGTGAGCGTGTACCCGCACGCCATGTGA
- a CDS encoding MbtH family protein: MNNPFDNESGEFVVLINDEGQHSLWPTFRETPKGWRIAFGEGGRSRAECLGYIEQAWTDIRPLSLRA, translated from the coding sequence ATGAACAATCCCTTCGATAACGAGTCCGGCGAGTTCGTCGTCCTCATCAACGACGAGGGCCAGCACTCGTTGTGGCCGACCTTCCGCGAGACCCCGAAGGGATGGCGCATCGCCTTCGGCGAGGGCGGCCGGTCGCGCGCCGAATGCCTGGGCTACATCGAGCAGGCATGGACGGACATCCGCCCGCTCAGCTTGCGCGCCTGA
- a CDS encoding aspartate kinase, with translation MALVVQKYGGSSVASAERIRRVAERIVETKRAGNDVVVVVSAMGDTTDELLDLANQVCPAPPAREMDMLLTSGERISNALVAMAIHSLGAQAQSFTGSQAGVITTSRHGAAKIIDVTPGRVQAAIDDGKIVLVAGFQGVSQDTKDVTTLGRGGSDTTAVALAAALNADVCEIYTDVDGIYTADPRIVPNAKHLETVSFEEMLEMAACGAKVLMLRCVEYARRYNVPVHVRSSYSTKPGTIVKGSMEDIPVEEAILTGVAHDRSEAKITVVGLEDKPGYAARVFRAIADAEINIDMVLQNVSKVDTGRTDITFTLPRELGPLGVEKLEALRKEIGFDSVVYDDHVGKVSLVGAGMKSHPGVTATFCEALSKAGINIELISTSEIRISVLIRDTELNEAVKVLHDAFGLGADEEAVVYGGTGR, from the coding sequence GTGGCACTCGTCGTCCAGAAGTACGGAGGCAGTTCCGTCGCCTCCGCCGAGCGCATCCGGCGCGTCGCAGAACGGATCGTCGAGACCAAACGCGCGGGTAACGACGTCGTCGTCGTGGTCTCCGCCATGGGTGACACCACCGACGAACTGCTCGACCTCGCCAACCAGGTCTGCCCGGCCCCACCCGCGCGCGAGATGGACATGTTGTTGACCTCCGGCGAGCGCATCTCCAACGCACTCGTCGCGATGGCGATCCACTCGCTCGGTGCCCAGGCGCAATCGTTCACCGGCTCGCAGGCCGGGGTGATCACCACCAGCCGGCACGGCGCCGCGAAGATCATCGACGTGACCCCGGGCCGCGTGCAGGCCGCGATCGACGACGGCAAGATCGTGCTGGTCGCCGGCTTCCAGGGAGTCTCGCAGGACACCAAGGATGTGACCACCCTCGGTCGCGGTGGCTCGGACACGACGGCGGTAGCCCTGGCGGCCGCGCTGAACGCCGATGTCTGCGAGATCTACACCGATGTCGACGGCATCTACACCGCCGATCCGCGCATCGTGCCCAACGCCAAGCACCTGGAGACGGTCTCCTTCGAAGAGATGCTCGAGATGGCCGCGTGCGGCGCGAAGGTGCTCATGCTGCGCTGCGTGGAGTACGCCCGCCGCTACAACGTCCCGGTTCACGTGCGCTCGTCGTACTCGACCAAGCCCGGCACCATCGTCAAAGGTTCAATGGAGGACATCCCCGTGGAAGAGGCAATTCTCACCGGCGTCGCCCACGATCGCAGCGAGGCGAAGATCACCGTCGTCGGGCTCGAGGACAAGCCGGGTTACGCCGCCCGCGTCTTCCGGGCCATCGCCGATGCCGAGATCAACATCGACATGGTGCTGCAGAACGTGTCCAAGGTGGATACCGGCCGCACCGACATCACCTTCACCCTGCCGCGCGAGCTCGGCCCGCTGGGCGTCGAGAAGCTCGAGGCCCTGCGCAAGGAGATCGGTTTCGACTCCGTGGTCTACGACGACCACGTCGGCAAGGTCTCGCTGGTCGGCGCCGGCATGAAGAGCCATCCGGGCGTCACCGCCACCTTCTGCGAGGCGCTCTCGAAGGCCGGTATCAACATCGAGCTGATCTCCACCTCGGAGATCCGCATCTCGGTGCTCATCCGCGACACGGAGCTCAACGAGGCCGTCAAGGTGCTGCACGACGCCTTCGGGCTGGGCGCCGACGAAGAGGCCGTGGTCTACGGCGGAACGGGGCGATAA